From a region of the Myxococcus stipitatus genome:
- a CDS encoding DEAD/DEAH box helicase translates to MSDSFERLGLSPATLGVLRRVRFSQPTPIQRQAIPPALEGKDLIGCAATGTGKTAAYVLPMVERFTGRKGTLGLVLAPTRELVQQISEPVRLFSEPHGLGQAVVIGGEDMAAQVEALKAHPTFVLATPGRLVDLLESGGAAFPRLEVLVLDEADRMLDMGFQPQLERILSALPRRRQTLLFSATMGADVGRFARERLHRPVRVEVTRSGTPAERAEQRLYILDAQEKSALLLTLLARDEATALVFTRTKERADKVHRALQRAGYKSAVLHADRTQNQRRQAMEGFREGTYRCLVATDIAARGLDVEDVGHVINYDLPHAPEDYVHRIGRTARAQASGVASTFATQRDKDVVATIERIMRAQIPRVAVPREDPVFQEAWTRFVAAQKDPGPPQKDAQSPRPASTPGRHARTHGKRGGK, encoded by the coding sequence GTGAGTGATTCCTTCGAACGGCTCGGATTGTCGCCGGCCACCCTCGGCGTCCTGCGTCGCGTACGCTTCAGCCAGCCCACGCCCATCCAGCGGCAGGCGATTCCCCCGGCCCTTGAAGGCAAGGACCTCATCGGCTGCGCGGCCACCGGCACGGGCAAGACGGCGGCCTACGTGCTGCCCATGGTGGAGCGCTTCACGGGGCGCAAGGGGACCCTGGGCCTGGTGCTCGCGCCCACGCGGGAGCTGGTGCAGCAGATCTCCGAGCCGGTGCGGTTGTTCTCGGAGCCCCATGGGCTCGGCCAGGCCGTGGTCATCGGCGGCGAGGACATGGCCGCCCAGGTCGAGGCCCTGAAGGCCCACCCCACGTTCGTGCTGGCCACCCCTGGACGGCTGGTGGACCTGTTGGAGTCCGGCGGCGCGGCCTTCCCCCGGTTGGAGGTCCTCGTGCTCGACGAGGCGGACCGGATGCTGGACATGGGCTTCCAGCCCCAGTTGGAGCGGATCCTCTCCGCGTTGCCTCGCCGTCGGCAGACGCTGCTGTTCTCCGCCACGATGGGCGCGGACGTGGGGCGCTTCGCCCGCGAGCGGCTCCACCGTCCGGTGCGCGTGGAGGTCACCCGCAGCGGCACCCCCGCCGAGCGCGCGGAGCAACGCCTCTACATCCTCGACGCCCAGGAGAAGTCGGCCCTGCTGCTCACCCTGCTCGCGCGCGACGAGGCCACCGCGCTCGTCTTCACGCGGACGAAGGAGCGCGCCGACAAGGTGCATCGCGCCCTCCAGCGCGCGGGTTACAAGAGCGCCGTGCTGCACGCGGACCGGACGCAGAACCAGCGGCGCCAGGCCATGGAGGGGTTCCGCGAGGGGACCTACCGCTGCCTCGTCGCCACCGACATCGCCGCGCGCGGGCTCGACGTGGAGGACGTGGGACACGTCATCAACTACGACCTGCCCCACGCCCCCGAGGACTACGTCCACCGCATCGGTCGCACGGCCCGCGCCCAGGCCAGCGGCGTGGCCTCCACCTTCGCCACCCAGCGCGACAAGGACGTGGTGGCCACCATCGAACGCATCATGCGCGCGCAGATTCCGCGCGTCGCGGTGCCTCGCGAGGACCCGGTCTTCCAGGAGGCCTGGACGCGCTTCGTCGCCGCGCAGAAGGACCCGGGTCCCCCCCAGAAGGATGCCCAGTCCCCCAGGCCCGCTTCGACGCCGGGGCGACATGCGCGGACGCATGGCAAGCGCGGTGGCAAGTAG
- the deoD gene encoding purine-nucleoside phosphorylase: protein MATPHISAAPGDFADVVLMPGDPLRARYISERFLENAQGVTSVRNMFGFTGSYKGRRLSVMGHGMGIPSISIYATELIKVYGAKVLIRVGSCGALRPDVKLRDVIIATGAGTDSQVNRMRLLGHDYAAVADFELARRAMEAAERRGKAVRAGNVFSSDLFYHPQEQLNAALVRMGVLAIEMEVAGLYGVAAEFGARALGLLTVSDHIQTGEALSPQDRQTSFDEMIELALDVALSVPLPAK, encoded by the coding sequence ATGGCAACTCCCCATATCTCCGCGGCACCCGGAGACTTCGCAGACGTGGTGCTCATGCCCGGCGATCCGCTCCGGGCGCGTTACATCTCCGAGCGCTTCCTGGAGAACGCCCAGGGCGTCACCTCCGTGCGCAACATGTTCGGCTTCACGGGCTCCTACAAGGGGCGCCGGCTGTCGGTGATGGGGCACGGGATGGGCATCCCCTCCATCTCCATCTACGCCACCGAGCTCATCAAGGTGTACGGCGCCAAGGTGCTCATCCGCGTGGGGAGCTGTGGCGCGTTGCGCCCCGACGTGAAGCTTCGCGACGTCATCATCGCCACGGGGGCCGGCACGGACTCGCAGGTGAACCGGATGCGGCTGCTGGGGCACGACTACGCGGCCGTGGCCGACTTCGAGCTGGCGCGCCGCGCGATGGAGGCCGCCGAGCGCCGGGGCAAGGCGGTGCGCGCCGGCAACGTCTTCTCGTCCGACCTCTTCTATCACCCGCAGGAGCAGCTCAACGCCGCGCTGGTGCGCATGGGCGTGCTGGCCATCGAGATGGAGGTCGCGGGGCTGTACGGCGTGGCGGCGGAGTTCGGCGCCCGCGCGCTCGGGCTGCTCACCGTGTCGGACCACATCCAGACGGGCGAGGCGTTGTCGCCGCAGGACCGCCAGACGTCGTTCGACGAGATGATCGAACTGGCGCTGGACGTGGCCCTCTCGGTTCCGCTCCCCGCGAAGTGA
- a CDS encoding adenylosuccinate synthetase, producing the protein MSPPRTAHVVVDLGFGDAGKGTLTDWLVRRHGAGLVVRFNGGAQAGHNVVTDDGRHHTFSQFGAGGFVAGVRTHLARTTVLHPLALRVEADHLAARGVPDAFERLTVSEHARVITPFHQAVGRLRELARGTGRHGTCGVGVGETVRDALAAPVDTVVAGDLARTAVLIRKARAAQERLRADVAALRPALQGQRLAEPELWLLDDPTVVTRWVEAVRALEAGRLVVDDAWLGQQLRAGPTVFEGAQGVLLDEWRGFHPHTTWSTCTFAPALALLREHGFDGEVRRLGVLRTYATRHGEGPLPTEDSALAPHVPEPHNDAGGWQGSFRVGHFDAVLARYALEVCDGVDALALTHLDRLTSRWPVSGAYLTTLAAKEDEALVHRAQDSEHVTGLKVGPPGDLDWQQRLTALLSRCAPSRQELPLGETPVDRTDTFVAWVEAALRVRVAVTSHGPSARDKRGRG; encoded by the coding sequence ATGAGCCCTCCGAGGACCGCCCACGTCGTCGTCGACCTGGGCTTCGGCGACGCGGGCAAGGGCACGCTCACCGACTGGCTGGTGCGGCGACACGGCGCGGGGCTCGTGGTGCGCTTCAACGGCGGAGCCCAGGCGGGCCACAACGTGGTCACCGACGACGGGCGACACCACACCTTCTCCCAGTTCGGCGCCGGCGGCTTCGTCGCGGGCGTGCGGACCCACCTGGCCCGCACCACCGTCCTCCATCCCCTGGCCCTGCGCGTGGAGGCGGACCACCTCGCGGCCCGGGGCGTGCCCGATGCCTTCGAGCGCCTGACGGTCAGCGAGCACGCGCGCGTCATCACGCCCTTCCACCAGGCCGTGGGCCGGCTGCGCGAGCTGGCCCGGGGCACAGGCCGCCACGGCACCTGCGGCGTCGGCGTGGGCGAGACGGTGCGGGACGCGCTCGCGGCCCCCGTGGACACGGTCGTCGCGGGGGACCTCGCGCGGACGGCGGTGCTGATACGCAAGGCCCGGGCCGCCCAGGAGCGCCTGCGCGCGGACGTCGCGGCCTTGCGCCCCGCCCTCCAGGGACAGCGCCTCGCGGAACCGGAGCTGTGGCTCCTCGACGACCCCACGGTGGTCACCCGCTGGGTGGAGGCCGTGCGGGCGCTCGAAGCCGGCCGGCTCGTGGTGGATGACGCGTGGCTCGGCCAACAACTCCGCGCCGGACCCACGGTCTTCGAGGGCGCGCAAGGCGTGCTGCTGGACGAGTGGCGAGGCTTCCACCCTCACACGACCTGGAGCACCTGCACCTTCGCGCCCGCGCTGGCGTTGCTGCGCGAGCACGGCTTCGACGGAGAGGTCCGACGGCTCGGCGTGCTGCGCACCTACGCCACGCGCCACGGCGAGGGACCGCTCCCCACCGAGGACTCCGCGCTGGCGCCCCACGTGCCCGAACCCCACAACGACGCCGGAGGCTGGCAGGGCTCCTTCCGGGTGGGCCACTTCGACGCGGTGCTCGCCCGCTACGCGCTCGAGGTCTGTGACGGCGTGGACGCACTCGCGTTGACCCACCTGGACCGGCTGACGTCGCGCTGGCCCGTGAGCGGCGCCTATCTCACGACCCTGGCGGCGAAGGAGGACGAGGCGCTCGTGCACAGGGCCCAGGACTCCGAGCACGTCACGGGGCTGAAGGTCGGTCCCCCTGGGGACCTGGACTGGCAGCAGCGGCTCACCGCCCTCCTCTCCCGCTGCGCGCCTTCGCGCCAGGAGCTGCCGCTGGGCGAGACCCCGGTCGACCGGACGGACACCTTCGTCGCCTGGGTGGAGGCGGCGCTCCGGGTCCGCGTGGCGGTGACGTCCCATGGGCCCTCGGCGCGAGACAAGCGGGGCCGGGGCTGA
- a CDS encoding putative toxin-antitoxin system toxin component, PIN family: MTSVATPLPVVLDTNIVLDLYVFEDSTARPLAEALERGTLVAWVDDATLAELGFVLASRNFQPGLGTDARQAALAAYRQRARLLAEGAGGTVPELPRCRDRDDQKFLHLAARAGAAWLVSKDKRVLSLADRHGLPFTILTPRQAVARLAAQALVTGT; encoded by the coding sequence ATGACTTCCGTCGCCACACCGCTCCCCGTCGTGCTCGACACCAACATCGTCCTGGACCTCTACGTCTTCGAGGACTCCACGGCGCGTCCCCTCGCGGAGGCGCTGGAGCGCGGGACGCTCGTGGCCTGGGTGGATGACGCGACGCTGGCGGAGCTGGGCTTCGTGCTGGCGTCGCGCAACTTCCAGCCTGGACTCGGGACGGACGCGAGGCAGGCGGCGCTGGCCGCGTATCGCCAGCGCGCGCGGCTCCTTGCGGAGGGCGCGGGCGGGACGGTGCCTGAGCTGCCCCGGTGTCGCGACCGGGACGACCAGAAGTTCCTGCACCTGGCCGCCCGCGCGGGGGCCGCGTGGTTGGTGAGCAAGGACAAGCGCGTGTTGTCCCTCGCCGACCGCCACGGGCTCCCCTTCACCATCCTCACGCCCCGGCAGGCGGTGGCGCGGCTGGCGGCTCAGGCGCTGGTGACGGGCACGTAG
- a CDS encoding alpha-ketoglutarate-dependent dioxygenase AlkB, with translation MALPPRRGPSLAHKARQRTPGHHYNASFLSAMDREAILSWLGALHPLWEERYSKHFPPPPGQSQRRLLRPVYWLGNWQFACLDYYRPPKGVWNRCVKAEPFPEVLQRQVSKIEELARRMFRGPDMPKGWHLNTCLVNFYGSRLEDGRWVDTARVGEHKDFEPGPVASLSFGERALIQFVTSTRPGERDAVVLEQWLDDGSLELFGGARWKDETFHRVQRVDTRAGHDLAPKLPDFRTRRINLTFRYVPDVHVTPYAALSPEAREDVRPYMEQLAKGSAFFRAELDRAPTPEP, from the coding sequence ATGGCTCTTCCCCCTCGCCGAGGCCCCTCGCTGGCTCACAAAGCCCGTCAGCGCACTCCAGGCCATCACTACAACGCGAGCTTCCTGTCCGCGATGGACCGGGAGGCCATCCTCTCGTGGCTCGGCGCCCTCCATCCTTTGTGGGAGGAGCGCTACTCCAAGCACTTCCCGCCGCCCCCGGGGCAATCGCAGCGGCGGCTGCTGCGTCCGGTGTACTGGCTGGGCAACTGGCAGTTCGCGTGCCTCGACTACTACCGGCCCCCCAAGGGCGTGTGGAACCGGTGCGTGAAGGCGGAGCCCTTCCCCGAGGTGCTCCAGCGACAGGTTTCGAAGATCGAGGAGCTGGCGCGCCGCATGTTCCGAGGCCCGGACATGCCCAAGGGCTGGCACCTCAACACCTGCCTGGTGAACTTCTACGGCAGCCGCCTGGAGGACGGGCGCTGGGTGGACACCGCGCGGGTGGGCGAGCACAAGGACTTCGAGCCCGGCCCCGTGGCCTCCCTGTCCTTCGGCGAGCGGGCCCTCATCCAGTTCGTCACCTCCACGCGCCCCGGCGAGCGCGACGCCGTGGTGCTGGAGCAGTGGCTGGATGACGGCTCCCTGGAGCTGTTCGGCGGAGCGCGATGGAAGGACGAGACCTTCCACCGCGTGCAACGCGTGGACACGCGCGCGGGACATGACCTGGCGCCGAAGCTGCCGGACTTCCGGACCCGTCGCATCAACCTCACCTTCCGCTACGTGCCGGACGTCCACGTGACACCCTACGCGGCCCTGTCACCCGAGGCGCGCGAGGACGTGCGGCCGTACATGGAGCAGCTGGCGAAGGGCAGCGCCTTCTTCCGCGCCGAACTGGACCGGGCGCCGACCCCCGAGCCCTGA
- a CDS encoding NADase-type glycan-binding domain-containing protein, with product MILLSLILAAAPPVLLEPEVGDAHRLHPRRVTASSFLENGWNKHAQNYLPLYVADDDPTTAWVEGAQGRGEGESLEWWGPELQRAESFRVFLRNGYQKSDKLYQANARPRKVKLEPLVEGEMGPLTTGTAVEAELKDVLGWQEVRLPVPAKVHGFRITLVSTYPGATYDDTCLSDLRVYVKGEDPYRAEAEAAAFDMVRAFAFERKQAATRTGAKAAVEWAPRYKMETLLARENDEPQMLELLDQGTSTAKWLTKFPDAKAYHSALARAKAIAELYDRVNLDRKDDASEARAKWTRVKPAERAPQKAAARTALSVMDDPGLVRVAGLLHLADASFFESDASQSKAHKQLEVARKVEARQHATCVKECEAGRKGRALSDYEQGCPCDAYCKGCDEPGGLGLKSERIQHQLTGGEFVQGGLAKPTAFLRGITEEAGSRASWLAFRQTLVTYEGEKASAVLVAGAMGSEANEPFFIHVLDWSESGGKARVTSITTFVMGISAIRALRYVPVTSA from the coding sequence ATGATCCTCCTGTCGCTCATCCTCGCCGCCGCGCCCCCCGTCCTCCTCGAGCCCGAGGTCGGGGACGCCCATCGGCTCCACCCCCGCCGCGTGACGGCCTCGTCGTTCCTGGAGAACGGCTGGAACAAGCACGCGCAGAACTATCTGCCGCTCTACGTCGCGGACGACGACCCGACCACCGCGTGGGTGGAGGGCGCCCAGGGACGGGGCGAGGGCGAGTCCCTGGAGTGGTGGGGGCCAGAGCTCCAGCGGGCGGAGTCCTTCCGCGTCTTCCTGCGCAACGGGTACCAGAAGTCGGACAAGCTCTACCAGGCCAACGCCCGTCCCCGGAAGGTGAAGCTGGAGCCGCTCGTCGAGGGTGAGATGGGGCCGTTGACGACGGGCACCGCCGTGGAGGCGGAGCTGAAGGACGTGCTCGGCTGGCAGGAGGTGCGCCTGCCAGTGCCCGCGAAGGTCCACGGCTTCCGCATCACCCTCGTCTCCACGTACCCCGGAGCGACGTACGACGACACGTGCCTGAGCGACCTGCGCGTGTACGTGAAGGGCGAGGACCCGTACAGGGCCGAGGCGGAGGCGGCGGCCTTCGACATGGTCCGCGCGTTCGCCTTCGAGCGCAAGCAGGCGGCGACCCGGACCGGCGCCAAGGCCGCGGTGGAGTGGGCGCCCCGCTACAAGATGGAGACGCTGCTCGCCCGGGAGAACGACGAGCCCCAGATGCTCGAGCTGCTCGACCAGGGCACCTCGACGGCGAAGTGGCTCACGAAGTTCCCGGACGCGAAGGCGTATCATTCGGCGCTCGCGCGGGCGAAGGCCATCGCCGAGCTGTACGACCGCGTCAACCTCGACCGGAAGGACGACGCGTCCGAGGCCCGCGCGAAGTGGACACGCGTGAAGCCCGCCGAGCGAGCCCCCCAGAAGGCCGCCGCGCGCACGGCGCTTTCCGTCATGGACGACCCCGGGCTGGTGCGCGTCGCGGGCCTGCTCCACCTCGCCGACGCGTCCTTCTTCGAGTCCGATGCCAGCCAGTCGAAGGCCCACAAGCAGCTCGAGGTCGCGCGCAAGGTGGAGGCCCGGCAGCACGCCACCTGCGTGAAGGAGTGCGAGGCCGGCCGCAAGGGGCGGGCGCTGTCCGACTACGAGCAGGGATGCCCCTGTGACGCCTACTGCAAGGGTTGCGACGAGCCGGGCGGGCTCGGGCTGAAGAGCGAACGCATCCAGCACCAACTCACGGGCGGCGAGTTCGTCCAGGGCGGCCTCGCGAAGCCGACCGCGTTCCTGCGCGGCATCACCGAGGAGGCCGGCAGTCGCGCGAGCTGGCTCGCCTTCCGACAGACGCTCGTCACATACGAGGGCGAGAAGGCCAGCGCGGTGCTCGTCGCGGGTGCCATGGGCTCGGAGGCGAACGAGCCGTTCTTCATCCATGTGCTCGACTGGAGCGAGTCGGGCGGCAAGGCACGGGTGACCTCCATCACCACCTTCGTCATGGGCATCAGCGCGATTCGCGCCCTGCGCTACGTGCCCGTCACCAGCGCCTGA
- a CDS encoding TonB family protein, with product MSRLRPSILLAVFALLLAPVAMAASAGPQLQAFFQPELTDAAYQQKAYAKVAGKWVQPGKKGVPAVGRKTVVQAVIGRDGKLVSVLVTTESGSKAWDDAALAAVKKAAPFAPLPKSFNPPTLDAHFHVAWVAGP from the coding sequence ATGTCCCGACTCCGTCCGTCGATCCTCCTCGCCGTCTTCGCGCTCCTCCTCGCTCCCGTGGCGATGGCTGCTTCGGCGGGTCCTCAGCTCCAGGCCTTCTTCCAGCCGGAGCTGACGGACGCCGCGTATCAGCAGAAGGCCTACGCCAAGGTGGCCGGGAAGTGGGTCCAGCCGGGGAAGAAGGGCGTCCCGGCGGTGGGGCGGAAGACCGTGGTACAGGCGGTGATTGGCCGGGATGGCAAGCTCGTCTCCGTGCTGGTCACCACGGAGTCGGGGTCGAAGGCCTGGGACGACGCGGCGCTCGCGGCGGTGAAGAAGGCGGCGCCCTTTGCTCCGTTGCCCAAGAGCTTCAATCCGCCGACGTTGGATGCCCACTTCCATGTCGCGTGGGTCGCCGGGCCCTGA
- a CDS encoding VWA domain-containing protein: protein MNPYRVKFRESRDSDAHPQSLSVVMALDVTGSMGNIPENLARKTFPSFMKNLLEAGIADPQVLFMAVGDARSDDAPLQVGQFESSEQQLDQWLTWMFLEGGGGGNNLESYELAIYFAARHTVMDCFEKRRKKGYFFMTGDEPADADVSRTHVANLIGDDLDADIGLFDAIQDLSRTFQPFFLIPDPRRRARCEDFWTLVMEDERVIRMDSPEDTCDVASALVALTERAVPHPDAVARRLRDSGMADERVKGIIRAITPWAEKLARGA, encoded by the coding sequence ATGAATCCGTATCGCGTGAAGTTCCGCGAGAGCCGGGACAGTGATGCCCATCCCCAGTCGCTCTCGGTCGTCATGGCGCTCGACGTGACGGGCTCCATGGGGAACATCCCCGAGAACCTCGCGCGCAAGACGTTCCCCTCCTTCATGAAGAACCTGCTGGAGGCGGGCATCGCCGACCCGCAGGTGCTCTTCATGGCGGTGGGCGACGCGCGCAGCGACGACGCCCCGCTCCAGGTGGGACAGTTCGAGTCCTCCGAGCAACAGCTCGACCAGTGGCTCACCTGGATGTTCCTGGAGGGTGGAGGCGGCGGAAACAACCTCGAGTCCTACGAGCTGGCCATCTACTTCGCGGCCCGGCACACCGTGATGGACTGCTTCGAGAAGCGGAGGAAGAAGGGCTACTTCTTCATGACGGGTGACGAGCCCGCCGACGCGGACGTCTCGCGGACGCACGTGGCGAACCTCATCGGCGACGACCTCGACGCCGACATCGGCCTGTTCGACGCCATCCAGGACCTGAGTCGGACCTTCCAGCCCTTCTTCCTCATCCCGGACCCGCGCCGTCGCGCCCGCTGTGAGGACTTCTGGACCCTCGTCATGGAGGACGAGCGGGTCATCCGCATGGACAGCCCCGAGGACACCTGTGACGTCGCCTCCGCCCTGGTCGCCCTCACCGAGCGCGCCGTCCCCCACCCCGACGCCGTGGCCCGTCGCCTGCGGGATTCGGGCATGGCGGACGAGCGTGTGAAAGGCATCATCCGCGCCATCACCCCGTGGGCGGAGAAGCTGGCGCGAGGGGCTTGA
- a CDS encoding penicillin-insensitive murein endopeptidase, producing the protein MASVESAPAATATPESAASGAVDAASSEVAAAGGLVPSAASTPGECALAPEDLESEDEAAEAEGEGDDGEGETPVVSSGEVPTGPLYTADLSDEELARRWKDEIASLGSMAVGFAHSGRLVNSVQFPKGPEWIVVSPEAAYATQESVDYLATAIREVRARFPNAPPLRVNGMSNKEGGHMRPHKSHQNGRDIDVGFYYPTVDPIREREREKYIDVALNWAFVRAVVTKTDIQLILVDRRVQKVLYDHALSVGEDKAWLDSLFSEGPNGIIKHARRHRDHFHLRFWNPRAQELGRRVQPLLALQPEHNVTTHRVRSGDTLGGIALRYNSTVAMIRKANRMRGSFLRIGQRLSVPLRGPCTHCPVPPPVVLPPRRLPPEPKAPAVAAASSVSDAAAPMARECPKPAPGGVAAKAASTTPGAEASTESPRAQPASGASTDAAVAATPASGAPSAQVAATPAAPSASAAEVAATPAAPGTPSVVANPAQGASAAEVAATPAAPGNPPVVANPAPVESAASSASSSAAQAESSSPSISAKESAGGSSAGITHAR; encoded by the coding sequence GTGGCGAGCGTGGAGTCGGCGCCCGCCGCGACGGCCACGCCCGAGTCCGCCGCGTCGGGGGCTGTCGACGCCGCGTCCTCCGAGGTGGCCGCCGCTGGAGGGCTCGTCCCGTCGGCCGCTTCCACGCCGGGTGAGTGCGCGCTGGCGCCCGAGGACCTCGAGTCCGAGGACGAGGCGGCGGAGGCGGAGGGCGAGGGGGACGATGGCGAGGGCGAGACGCCGGTGGTCTCCTCGGGAGAGGTGCCGACGGGGCCGTTGTACACGGCGGACCTCTCCGACGAGGAGCTGGCGCGGCGGTGGAAGGACGAGATTGCCTCGCTCGGGTCCATGGCGGTGGGCTTCGCGCACAGCGGCCGGCTGGTGAACTCGGTGCAGTTCCCCAAGGGGCCGGAGTGGATCGTCGTCTCTCCGGAGGCCGCGTACGCGACGCAGGAGAGCGTGGACTATCTGGCGACGGCCATCCGCGAGGTGCGCGCCCGGTTCCCGAACGCGCCGCCCCTGCGCGTCAACGGCATGAGCAACAAGGAGGGTGGTCACATGCGCCCTCACAAGAGCCACCAGAACGGGCGGGACATCGACGTCGGCTTCTACTACCCGACGGTGGACCCCATCCGTGAGCGCGAGCGGGAGAAGTACATCGACGTCGCGCTCAACTGGGCCTTCGTTCGCGCCGTCGTGACCAAGACGGACATCCAGCTCATCCTCGTGGACCGCCGCGTGCAGAAGGTGCTGTACGACCACGCGCTGTCGGTGGGCGAGGACAAGGCGTGGTTGGACTCGCTGTTCAGCGAGGGGCCCAACGGCATCATCAAGCACGCGCGTCGTCACCGGGACCACTTCCACCTGCGCTTCTGGAATCCGCGCGCGCAGGAGCTGGGGCGTCGCGTGCAGCCGCTGCTCGCGCTGCAGCCGGAGCACAACGTGACGACGCACCGGGTGCGTTCGGGTGACACGTTGGGTGGCATCGCGCTGCGCTACAACTCCACGGTGGCGATGATTCGCAAGGCCAACCGCATGCGCGGCAGTTTCCTGCGCATCGGCCAGCGGTTGTCGGTGCCGCTGCGCGGGCCGTGCACGCACTGCCCTGTTCCTCCGCCCGTCGTGTTGCCCCCGCGCCGGCTCCCGCCGGAGCCCAAGGCCCCTGCGGTGGCCGCGGCTTCGAGCGTCTCGGACGCCGCCGCGCCCATGGCTCGGGAGTGCCCGAAGCCCGCGCCGGGGGGCGTCGCCGCGAAGGCCGCATCCACGACGCCTGGCGCGGAGGCGAGCACCGAGTCGCCGCGGGCCCAGCCCGCGTCGGGGGCCTCGACGGACGCGGCGGTGGCCGCGACGCCCGCGTCGGGTGCGCCCTCGGCCCAGGTCGCGGCGACGCCCGCCGCTCCGAGTGCATCGGCGGCCGAGGTCGCGGCGACGCCCGCCGCGCCGGGTACCCCGTCTGTGGTGGCGAATCCCGCGCAGGGGGCCTCGGCGGCCGAGGTCGCGGCGACGCCCGCCGCGCCGGGTAACCCGCCTGTGGTCGCGAATCCCGCTCCGGTCGAGTCAGCGGCCTCGTCTGCCTCCTCTTCGGCCGCCCAGGCCGAGTCCTCGTCTCCGTCGATCTCCGCGAAGGAGTCGGCCGGAGGTTCCTCGGCGGGCATCACCCACGCTCGCTGA
- a CDS encoding VWA domain-containing protein gives MGFGSYSYDAHESLTRGRAALPRQQLFRQDRCHPLMEPHGVRWRESRDSAGHPASLGIVFALDVTGSMGHIPELLARQRLPAFMKALLEAGVADPQVLFMAVGDAHSDRAPLQVGQFESSERQMDQWLTWLFLEGGGGAAGAESYELAMYFAAAHTDLDCWRKREHRGYFFMTGDERPHGYVSRKQVADLIGDTLEQDVPVRHVVDALQRAYEPFFLIPDLARRRQCERDWRELLGDRVICLEDATDTVDVAAGLVALCEGALPDLDALARHLQRGGLTRERLGAVVRALTPFAATLGRDGTPQPRLEDEPLPEHDAPSGLQRLVAPPER, from the coding sequence ATGGGTTTCGGGAGCTACAGCTACGACGCGCACGAATCGCTCACGCGCGGGCGCGCGGCCCTGCCACGTCAGCAGCTGTTCCGCCAGGACCGCTGCCACCCGTTGATGGAGCCCCACGGCGTGCGGTGGCGGGAGAGCCGTGACAGCGCGGGGCACCCGGCCTCGCTCGGCATCGTCTTCGCGCTCGACGTCACAGGCTCCATGGGACACATCCCGGAGCTGCTCGCGCGTCAGCGGCTGCCCGCCTTCATGAAGGCGTTGCTGGAGGCGGGCGTGGCGGATCCGCAGGTCCTCTTCATGGCCGTCGGTGACGCGCACAGCGACCGCGCGCCGCTCCAGGTAGGCCAGTTCGAGTCCTCCGAGCGGCAGATGGACCAGTGGCTGACCTGGCTGTTCCTGGAAGGGGGAGGCGGCGCCGCGGGGGCGGAGTCCTATGAGCTGGCCATGTACTTCGCCGCGGCCCACACGGACCTGGACTGCTGGCGCAAGCGCGAACACCGGGGCTACTTCTTCATGACGGGCGACGAGCGGCCCCATGGCTACGTCTCCCGGAAGCAGGTCGCGGACCTCATCGGCGACACGCTGGAGCAGGACGTGCCCGTGCGCCACGTGGTGGACGCGCTGCAACGCGCCTACGAGCCGTTCTTCCTCATCCCCGACCTCGCGCGACGCCGGCAGTGCGAGCGGGACTGGCGGGAGCTGCTCGGAGACCGCGTCATCTGCCTGGAGGACGCCACGGACACCGTCGATGTCGCGGCGGGGCTCGTCGCGCTCTGCGAGGGCGCCCTCCCGGACCTGGACGCGCTCGCCCGTCACCTCCAGCGAGGAGGGCTGACACGCGAGCGGCTGGGCGCGGTCGTCCGCGCGCTCACCCCCTTCGCGGCGACGCTCGGACGTGACGGCACGCCCCAGCCCCGCCTCGAGGACGAGCCCCTCCCCGAACACGACGCGCCGTCCGGCCTCCAGCGCCTCGTCGCGCCCCCCGAGCGATGA